A window of the Methanoregula sp. genome harbors these coding sequences:
- a CDS encoding 2'-5' RNA ligase family protein, whose protein sequence is MAEIFLIEIRLGTTKWRVRETIYAIAKKFRLEKFVERNPHITLYGPLNLNEGISSQQLLDAIGQVASRYDPVPFMIDGWEKREGMHGSVIAFSVRSSEALKNLTAAIADALMPITFSYNVWDAYRDRKWFHVTIANRLDPRKAEDYFSAITKSDDTLPHIDRTQPGLFTGLLKWLKKTAGLKSRLIIWPVTLNETGLRITVMQGEKILAEYDLLEKCWIADGNRHTSQSWQNTLSQYRKKTGFELTTRKPDQGGEVFLISDLHLGHANIIRYCSRPFLFSDVAEMDRVLIDNWNYVILPESRVYYLGDFRYGKHARSINDYRKKLTGNITFIKGNHDDVELGAVPSSTLDYKGLTFLLVHNPADAPQDFKGWVIHGHHHNNNLHHYPFINREKRRINVSAEVIGYVPVGLDEICSLIQSRQSGGNTAPVLLRNHSID, encoded by the coding sequence ATGGCCGAAATATTTCTCATTGAGATCCGTCTGGGGACGACAAAATGGCGGGTTAGAGAGACCATATATGCCATTGCCAAAAAGTTCCGGCTCGAAAAATTTGTGGAGAGAAATCCTCATATCACCCTGTATGGACCCCTGAACCTTAATGAAGGCATCAGCTCGCAGCAACTCCTTGACGCTATCGGACAGGTTGCATCCCGGTATGATCCAGTTCCTTTCATGATAGACGGATGGGAAAAACGTGAAGGTATGCATGGAAGTGTGATCGCTTTTTCGGTCCGATCTTCAGAAGCACTAAAAAATCTCACTGCCGCAATTGCTGATGCACTCATGCCGATAACCTTCAGCTATAATGTCTGGGATGCATATCGCGACAGGAAATGGTTTCACGTGACCATTGCCAACCGGCTCGATCCCCGGAAAGCAGAAGATTATTTTTCAGCTATTACAAAATCCGATGATACGCTGCCCCATATTGACCGGACGCAACCGGGATTATTCACCGGGCTTCTCAAATGGCTGAAAAAAACAGCCGGATTAAAATCCCGGCTGATCATCTGGCCGGTAACGCTGAATGAAACCGGGCTCAGAATTACCGTAATGCAGGGTGAAAAGATTCTTGCAGAATATGATCTTCTTGAAAAATGCTGGATTGCTGATGGAAATCGCCATACCTCCCAATCATGGCAGAACACCCTGTCACAATACCGTAAAAAAACAGGATTTGAACTGACAACCAGAAAACCCGATCAGGGAGGAGAGGTATTTCTCATCTCGGATTTACATCTCGGTCATGCCAATATCATCAGGTACTGTTCGCGCCCCTTCCTTTTTTCCGATGTGGCCGAGATGGATCGTGTTCTCATTGACAACTGGAACTACGTAATCCTACCCGAAAGCAGGGTTTATTATCTGGGTGATTTCCGCTACGGTAAACATGCACGTAGCATCAATGATTACCGGAAAAAACTGACCGGGAACATAACATTTATCAAAGGCAATCACGATGATGTTGAACTCGGAGCAGTCCCGTCATCAACACTGGATTACAAAGGGTTAACATTCCTTCTGGTGCATAATCCTGCCGATGCCCCTCAGGATTTTAAAGGATGGGTTATCCACGGCCATCACCATAACAACAATCTCCATCATTATCCTTTCATCAATAGGGAAAAACGACGGATAAATGTCAGTGCGGAAGTAATCGGTTATGTACCAGTGGGATTGGACGAGATCTGCTCACTCATACAATCCCGCCAGTCCGGCGGAAATACCGCCCCTGTTCTCCTCAGAAATCACTCCATAGATTGA
- a CDS encoding AAA family ATPase, producing MSTHPFTIVISGKGGTGKTTISSLLIRSFIDLGEKPVLAVDADPNANLHEALGVSVTETLGSMREEAFTRRIPPGMNRHDYVRFRFRQALVEAEGFDLVAMGRPEGSGCYCFANDLLSECMTELEREYRFIVIDTEAGMEHISRGTIGKPDMLLIVSDPGARGLRTVSRIREIATQLGLEPAKIHIVFNKYKSGAAPVDIGNETPIAILPDDPEVEAADLAAKPVSEIPPDSPARIVVRELARKLCLLAKKN from the coding sequence ATGTCAACACATCCCTTCACCATTGTCATTTCCGGTAAAGGCGGAACCGGGAAAACAACCATCAGTTCACTGCTCATCCGCTCTTTCATCGATCTTGGAGAAAAGCCAGTACTTGCCGTTGACGCAGATCCCAATGCAAATCTCCACGAGGCACTGGGAGTTTCGGTCACTGAGACCCTGGGGAGTATGCGCGAGGAAGCGTTTACCCGAAGGATTCCCCCGGGTATGAACCGGCACGATTATGTCCGCTTCAGGTTCCGGCAGGCACTTGTTGAGGCGGAGGGTTTTGATCTCGTTGCAATGGGAAGACCGGAAGGCAGCGGGTGTTACTGTTTCGCAAACGATCTCCTTTCGGAATGCATGACAGAACTGGAGCGGGAATACCGTTTTATTGTTATTGATACTGAAGCGGGCATGGAGCATATCAGCAGGGGAACCATAGGAAAACCCGACATGCTGTTGATTGTAAGTGATCCCGGTGCACGGGGGTTGCGCACGGTCTCACGGATACGGGAGATTGCCACCCAGTTAGGACTTGAACCAGCCAAAATCCATATCGTGTTCAACAAATACAAGTCAGGTGCTGCACCGGTTGATATCGGCAACGAAACTCCGATAGCAATTCTTCCGGATGATCCCGAAGTGGAAGCTGCGGATCTTGCTGCAAAGCCGGTTTCAGAAATCCCGCCGGATAGTCCGGCACGGATTGTTGTGCGGGAACTTGCTAGGAAACTCTGTTTACTCGCGAAAAAAAATTAA
- the mmp10 gene encoding methyl coenzyme M reductase-arginine methyltransferase Mmp10 (Mmp10 (methanogenesis marker protein 10) is a cobalamin-requiring radical SAM methyltransferase that creates the methylarginine modification to methyl coenzyme M reductase.): MTQLTVDIGGSPGINCRGFCEYCYFKHVKGVQPLGCRYCLPFKKGCDYCTRGVKEEYSGFKDLKTIAEETLANLQTKRGDIDRITISGGGDPSCYPRFTELIELLGSMEAPLHIGYTSGKGWDDPAIADLLINNGLSEISFTIFASDPALRKRYMHDRTPEVSLKIVERLCEKADVYAAAVILPGINDGEVLEHTCEWLDACGAKGLILMRFANSTDQGLILGNGPIIKNQRVQTVESFRDLVADLSVKFDMKISGTPLWDPDIGSPFAIISEPDLIQKLPRVNRRASVISGSVAAPYIEKILSACGAEVPVIPVSKEIACLITADDLQKVDISALERAVIIPGRAFVFDPEAQEILARDGVDREVIRGPDMLTADAETSMGMTRDQVLALEMEGFAELIQTINRYGSNKKPS, encoded by the coding sequence ATGACCCAATTGACTGTTGACATTGGAGGAAGCCCGGGCATTAACTGCCGCGGTTTCTGCGAATATTGCTACTTCAAACATGTCAAGGGTGTCCAGCCACTGGGGTGCCGGTACTGCCTCCCATTTAAAAAAGGATGCGATTACTGCACTCGCGGTGTTAAAGAAGAGTACAGCGGATTTAAGGATCTCAAAACTATTGCTGAAGAAACTCTTGCGAATCTCCAGACAAAAAGGGGAGATATCGACCGGATTACTATCAGCGGGGGTGGGGATCCGAGCTGCTATCCCCGGTTCACCGAACTTATTGAACTGCTTGGCAGTATGGAAGCACCGCTTCACATAGGTTATACCAGTGGTAAAGGCTGGGATGATCCTGCGATTGCCGATCTCCTGATAAACAATGGTCTTTCAGAAATATCTTTTACGATCTTTGCATCGGATCCTGCTCTTCGCAAACGTTACATGCATGATCGAACTCCTGAAGTATCATTAAAGATTGTGGAACGATTGTGTGAGAAAGCTGATGTATATGCTGCTGCTGTGATACTGCCCGGGATCAATGATGGAGAGGTTCTCGAGCACACCTGCGAATGGCTGGATGCCTGTGGAGCAAAAGGATTAATCCTGATGCGGTTTGCAAACTCAACGGATCAGGGTTTGATCCTGGGAAATGGTCCGATCATCAAAAACCAGAGGGTGCAGACGGTGGAATCTTTCCGTGATCTTGTTGCTGATTTGAGCGTCAAATTCGACATGAAGATATCCGGAACCCCCCTGTGGGATCCTGATATTGGTTCTCCCTTTGCAATTATCAGTGAACCTGATCTGATACAGAAACTACCCCGGGTAAACCGGAGGGCATCTGTTATCAGTGGGAGCGTGGCAGCTCCCTATATCGAGAAAATCCTGTCTGCCTGTGGTGCAGAAGTTCCGGTAATACCGGTTAGCAAGGAGATCGCGTGTCTCATCACAGCAGACGATCTTCAGAAAGTCGATATATCTGCGCTTGAACGTGCGGTCATCATTCCGGGACGGGCATTTGTGTTTGACCCTGAGGCACAGGAAATACTGGCACGAGATGGTGTGGATCGTGAAGTGATCCGTGGGCCGGATATGCTTACTGCTGATGCTGAAACCAGTATGGGCATGACCCGCGATCAAGTGCTCGCTCTTGAGATGGAAGGCTTTGCCGAGCTTATCCAGACAATAAACCGGTACGGAAGTAATAAAAAACCAAGCTGA
- a CDS encoding DUF350 domain-containing protein: MMLLANVAVGLIQLVIAIIFAVVALYVGFAVLGKITKGIDEEKELAKGNVAVGILVASVFVAIALVVQSGVSGLSVGINKALSVGILSVDGLLSVGVAFIQLILGIVLAVGAIYLALNILDKLTKGVEEFEELKKGNVAVALEMAGVIIAVAVIIQSGVIGITAAII, from the coding sequence ATGATGCTTTTAGCAAATGTAGCAGTAGGATTAATCCAGTTAGTTATTGCCATCATCTTTGCCGTGGTGGCATTGTATGTCGGCTTTGCGGTGCTCGGGAAGATCACCAAGGGCATTGATGAGGAAAAGGAACTCGCAAAGGGAAATGTGGCAGTCGGTATCCTTGTTGCCTCCGTCTTTGTTGCAATTGCGCTCGTTGTCCAGTCCGGTGTATCCGGCTTGTCCGTAGGAATCAACAAGGCACTGAGTGTAGGCATCCTGTCCGTTGATGGCCTGCTCTCCGTTGGTGTTGCATTCATCCAGCTTATTCTGGGTATTGTGCTTGCTGTTGGTGCGATCTACCTTGCGCTCAATATCCTTGACAAACTGACAAAAGGCGTTGAGGAATTTGAGGAACTCAAGAAAGGTAATGTCGCAGTAGCACTCGAGATGGCTGGCGTTATTATCGCTGTTGCTGTTATTATCCAGTCCGGTGTTATTGGCATCACAGCAGCAATCATATAA
- a CDS encoding MBL fold metallo-hydrolase, which yields MLFERIVSEGISHISYLIGSGGQAAVIDPRRDCEIYLDIARRNDLVVTHIFETHRNEDYVTGSKELASRCGAAIYHGRAMAFSYGIPVRQGDTFTFGSLELTILETPGHTEESISLVLRDKEVSTQPYMVFCGDTLFSGDIARTDFYGKDRNAEMAARIYQNITTQILPLGDGVIICPAHGAGSICGGEIADHPFTTIGYEKKTNKWLQVDKDAFVSARIQESPYVPPYFRKMEHYNKEGAPLLHRTPDLKPLSISEVNVLRTSGCQILDIRSPTSFGAGHIPGSISIWREGLPAFMGWILNYELPIVIVDDFNLSLDTVQCHFIRLGYDNVAGYVKGGFPQWTKAAQDFTTLPTCSVQQLKERLETESPYILDVRDIKNWNLLGHIQDAHHRYVGELTDHLDEIPKKEPLVICCDAGYKGSLAASILALHNYTKMTNVLGGMTAWIRAGYSIEK from the coding sequence ATGCTGTTTGAACGGATTGTGTCGGAAGGAATTTCTCATATTTCATATCTCATCGGTTCGGGAGGACAGGCCGCAGTGATTGACCCGCGCCGGGATTGTGAGATATATCTCGATATAGCGCGGAGAAATGATCTGGTTGTCACCCATATTTTTGAAACGCACCGGAATGAGGATTACGTAACAGGATCGAAAGAACTTGCCTCCCGCTGCGGTGCAGCGATATACCATGGTAGAGCGATGGCTTTTTCTTATGGTATACCGGTCCGGCAAGGAGATACCTTTACATTTGGCTCTCTTGAACTTACCATTCTTGAAACCCCGGGACATACTGAAGAAAGTATTTCTCTGGTCCTTAGGGATAAGGAGGTTTCAACACAACCATACATGGTTTTCTGTGGGGATACCCTGTTCTCCGGTGATATTGCCCGAACAGATTTCTACGGAAAGGATCGTAACGCGGAGATGGCAGCCAGAATCTATCAGAACATCACTACACAAATCCTGCCATTGGGCGATGGCGTGATCATCTGTCCTGCGCATGGGGCGGGCTCGATCTGTGGAGGAGAGATAGCGGATCACCCTTTCACCACCATAGGATATGAAAAGAAAACCAACAAATGGCTTCAAGTTGATAAGGATGCTTTTGTATCTGCAAGGATCCAGGAATCTCCCTATGTCCCTCCTTATTTCAGGAAAATGGAACACTATAACAAAGAAGGTGCACCGCTCCTGCACAGGACTCCGGATCTCAAGCCCCTTTCAATCAGTGAAGTTAATGTGCTCAGGACATCCGGATGCCAGATTCTCGATATCCGTTCACCCACCAGTTTTGGTGCAGGACATATTCCGGGAAGTATCTCAATCTGGCGCGAGGGGCTCCCTGCGTTCATGGGCTGGATACTCAATTACGAGCTGCCGATCGTCATTGTAGATGATTTTAATCTCTCTCTTGATACCGTGCAGTGTCATTTCATCCGGCTTGGTTACGACAATGTTGCAGGATACGTTAAGGGAGGATTTCCCCAGTGGACAAAAGCCGCGCAGGATTTCACGACCCTTCCTACCTGTTCCGTGCAGCAGCTCAAAGAACGCCTGGAAACCGAATCACCGTATATCCTTGATGTGCGCGATATTAAAAACTGGAATTTACTGGGACATATTCAGGATGCACATCACCGGTATGTCGGGGAACTTACTGATCATCTGGATGAGATCCCGAAAAAAGAACCTCTCGTGATCTGTTGTGATGCCGGGTACAAGGGAAGCCTTGCAGCGAGCATACTTGCCCTGCACAACTACACGAAGATGACCAATGTGCTCGGAGGTATGACGGCATGGATACGGGCGGGTTATAGTATTGAGAAATAA
- a CDS encoding arginine decarboxylase, pyruvoyl-dependent: MFVPTQIFFTKGVGVHKDRLASFELALRRAGIEKCNLVYVSSIFPPNCKQICKSDGLNQLLPGGITFCVMARNDTNEPNRLVSSAIGLALPKEVEDYGYLSEHHAYGETQEKTGEYAEDLAATMLATTLGIKFDASLAWQEREQIYKASGKIIKTKHVCQSAEGNKNGLWTTTIAVAVFL, translated from the coding sequence ATGTTTGTTCCGACCCAGATTTTTTTCACCAAAGGTGTAGGTGTCCATAAGGACCGTCTTGCCTCATTTGAGCTGGCATTACGAAGGGCCGGGATAGAGAAATGCAATTTAGTGTACGTTTCAAGTATTTTTCCTCCCAACTGCAAGCAGATCTGCAAATCTGACGGGTTAAACCAGCTCCTCCCGGGGGGAATCACGTTCTGCGTTATGGCAAGGAATGATACAAACGAACCGAATCGCCTGGTATCGTCAGCTATCGGTCTTGCCCTCCCAAAGGAAGTTGAAGATTACGGGTATCTCTCAGAGCATCACGCATATGGAGAAACCCAGGAAAAGACCGGGGAATATGCTGAAGATCTTGCAGCCACGATGCTGGCAACCACCCTCGGTATCAAGTTTGATGCCAGTCTTGCATGGCAGGAACGCGAACAGATCTACAAGGCCAGCGGAAAAATTATCAAGACAAAACACGTCTGCCAGTCAGCTGAAGGGAACAAAAACGGCCTCTGGACAACCACTATTGCCGTGGCTGTTTTCCTCTGA
- a CDS encoding pyridoxamine 5'-phosphate oxidase family protein, with amino-acid sequence MDIIKIPRMEKQEYDRLIEKGYICRIAFQGEKYPYIAPFLYVFDGSFLYFLSTKYGKKIEYFRKSPYASVEIEKYTKDLSSYTFVTLQGYMEEVHDSIEKKIIREKFVDLIVERNLSCNILAALGHSPLDPPAAIGEEERSLVWKLVGVKDLVALKNL; translated from the coding sequence ATGGATATAATTAAGATCCCGAGGATGGAAAAACAGGAATATGACCGTCTGATTGAGAAGGGGTACATCTGTCGTATTGCATTTCAGGGGGAGAAATATCCCTATATTGCACCATTCCTGTATGTTTTTGACGGTTCATTTTTGTATTTTCTCTCGACAAAATACGGGAAAAAGATCGAATATTTCCGTAAAAGCCCGTATGCCTCGGTTGAAATCGAAAAATACACAAAAGATCTCTCATCCTACACATTTGTAACACTCCAGGGATACATGGAAGAAGTGCACGACTCCATTGAGAAGAAGATCATTAGGGAAAAGTTCGTGGATCTTATTGTTGAACGCAACCTTTCATGCAATATTCTTGCTGCACTGGGTCATTCACCATTGGACCCCCCTGCTGCAATTGGCGAAGAAGAGCGATCGCTTGTCTGGAAACTGGTAGGCGTCAAGGATCTTGTTGCATTAAAAAATCTTTGA
- a CDS encoding acetyl-CoA carboxylase biotin carboxylase subunit: MKFFEKLLIANRGEIAIRIMRACRELDIETVAIYSAADKNALHVKYADEAFNVGEAHPSKSYLNMERIIDIAKKSGAEAVHPGYGFLAENYKFAKLCLDENVTFVGPRWKTIKAMGSKIGSKKMMRESGVPVVPGTDGGINNIEDAKKIAFEIGYPVIVKASAGGGGIGMQIVNNEKDLEEAISASMRIAQSAFGDATVFIEKYLVKPRHIEFQVFADEHGNAVHLYERECSIQRRHQKLVEEAPCPIMTPELRERMAESALKVAKASDYSNAGTVEFLYSNGNYYFMEMNTRLQVEHTITEFITGVDIVKLQLAIAAGETLPFEQKDLSIRGHAIECRINAEDPLNNFAADPGKIVRYRSPGGPGIRIDSGIHMGYTISPIYDSMISKLCAWDRTRADTIKRMRRAISEYIILGVKTTLPLHYAIMNNQQFIEGNTHTHFLQEEHIFNTLERYTRDEETRMQTLAGSFEQEKKVAAISAAVNQYLQQKKD; this comes from the coding sequence ATGAAATTTTTTGAAAAACTCCTGATAGCAAACCGGGGTGAAATTGCCATCCGCATTATGCGGGCATGCCGGGAGCTCGATATTGAGACAGTAGCGATCTATTCTGCTGCTGACAAGAATGCGCTCCATGTGAAATATGCAGATGAGGCATTCAATGTTGGGGAAGCCCATCCCTCAAAAAGCTACCTTAACATGGAGCGGATCATCGATATCGCCAAGAAAAGCGGGGCTGAAGCCGTGCACCCGGGATATGGGTTTCTTGCCGAGAACTATAAATTCGCAAAACTTTGCCTTGACGAGAACGTAACTTTTGTCGGACCCCGCTGGAAGACCATCAAGGCGATGGGGTCGAAGATCGGCAGCAAGAAGATGATGAGGGAGAGTGGCGTACCGGTTGTTCCCGGTACTGATGGTGGCATCAACAATATTGAAGATGCAAAGAAGATCGCATTTGAGATCGGGTACCCGGTTATCGTCAAGGCCAGTGCCGGCGGTGGCGGTATTGGGATGCAGATCGTAAACAATGAGAAAGATTTGGAAGAAGCGATCTCGGCAAGTATGCGCATAGCCCAATCTGCATTCGGAGATGCCACGGTCTTTATTGAGAAATATCTTGTCAAACCCCGGCATATTGAGTTCCAGGTTTTTGCTGATGAGCATGGCAATGCAGTCCATCTCTATGAGCGCGAATGCTCGATCCAGCGCCGGCACCAGAAACTTGTGGAAGAGGCGCCCTGCCCGATCATGACTCCGGAACTACGTGAACGTATGGCCGAGTCAGCCCTCAAAGTTGCAAAGGCTTCGGATTATTCGAATGCTGGAACCGTCGAGTTCCTCTACAGTAATGGCAATTATTATTTTATGGAGATGAACACCCGCCTTCAGGTCGAACACACCATAACGGAGTTCATCACCGGTGTAGATATTGTCAAGCTGCAGCTGGCGATTGCGGCCGGTGAAACCCTCCCTTTCGAACAGAAAGACCTCTCCATCAGGGGGCATGCGATAGAGTGCCGGATTAATGCCGAAGACCCCCTTAACAATTTTGCAGCCGATCCCGGAAAGATCGTACGGTACCGTTCCCCCGGTGGACCGGGGATCAGGATCGACAGCGGCATCCACATGGGCTATACCATCTCCCCCATCTATGACTCCATGATCTCGAAACTGTGTGCCTGGGACCGTACCCGGGCTGACACGATCAAGCGCATGCGCCGGGCAATCTCGGAGTACATTATTCTTGGCGTAAAGACCACCCTGCCCCTTCACTATGCGATCATGAACAACCAACAGTTTATCGAAGGTAATACCCACACCCATTTCCTTCAGGAAGAACATATCTTCAACACTCTCGAACGGTACACGCGTGATGAGGAGACCCGGATGCAGACCCTCGCGGGATCTTTTGAACAGGAGAAAAAAGTCGCTGCAATTTCTGCTGCTGTCAACCAGTACCTGCAGCAAAAAAAGGATTGA
- a CDS encoding HAD family hydrolase: MMINPKTGKNNGITTLLFDMDNTLFDLVGAQITSCHAVTRFLGTDDGDELFEYFLRPVRGFESHENILDYMSDRSLSPDGIFKDVCRIYETEKLHHITPYSGVMETLEILKELGYPMGIVTDACAKDATLRLEKAGLLPFFCGMVTYDMVGVKKPAPDPFLVALDMMKARTHEVLLVGDSPRRDIEPCRKLGIRSVYARYGDRFSDDRSEFNADFTIDAMDELPGILAGLS; the protein is encoded by the coding sequence ATGATGATAAACCCCAAGACCGGGAAAAACAATGGAATTACCACTCTTCTTTTCGACATGGATAATACCCTTTTTGATCTTGTCGGAGCACAGATCACGTCCTGCCACGCTGTCACAAGATTTCTTGGAACTGATGATGGTGATGAACTCTTTGAGTATTTCCTGCGCCCGGTCCGGGGATTCGAATCCCATGAAAACATTCTTGATTATATGAGTGATCGCTCACTCTCTCCGGATGGAATTTTCAAGGATGTATGCCGGATATACGAAACTGAAAAACTCCATCACATTACACCCTATTCCGGTGTAATGGAAACTCTTGAAATTCTCAAGGAACTCGGCTATCCTATGGGGATTGTGACTGATGCATGCGCAAAAGATGCCACACTTCGTCTGGAAAAAGCAGGACTTCTCCCGTTTTTTTGCGGGATGGTAACCTATGATATGGTTGGTGTAAAGAAACCCGCGCCTGATCCTTTCCTTGTTGCACTTGACATGATGAAAGCCAGAACTCACGAGGTACTTTTAGTGGGAGACAGTCCCCGCAGAGATATCGAACCGTGCAGGAAACTGGGCATACGTTCGGTCTATGCCCGGTATGGTGACCGATTTTCTGATGATCGAAGTGAGTTTAATGCTGATTTTACGATTGACGCGATGGATGAGTTACCCGGCATCCTGGCCGGGCTTTCGTAA
- the oadA gene encoding sodium-extruding oxaloacetate decarboxylase subunit alpha: MYSSVPHKVKITDTTLRDAHQSLIATRLRTEDMIPLAEGLDKCGFFSVEAWGGATFDTCIRFLNDDPWDRLSLLKDELKRTPIQMLLRGQNLVGYRHYSDDVVDKFVAAAHKNGVDVFRVFDALNDIRNMKRSMDQVKKSGAHLQGTICYTTSPVHNTGTFIEMAKELAALDCDSVCIKDMAGLIMPEAARELITGIKKAVDIKVCLHSHSTSGIAPMSYQTAIEAGVDILDTAMSPFSMGTSQPPTESIVAALKGTPYDTGIDLLRLRNVRNACLRVREKYGGLLNPISERVDSDVLIYQLPGGMISNLVSQLQEQDALNRMEEVLAEIPRVREDLGYPPLVTPTSQIVGTQAVLNVLVNGERYRNVTKEVKDYIHGLYGKSPAPVNETIRRQIIGNDPVITVRPADLLEPSYEKMKAEATAAGLIKKEEDVLTYILYPAIAPAFLKGDRQQEPLPKKQTVMQPKTEVPNEMEVEVDGEVFNVRIVSVGGNKVDVTSIAPQKIPRGEFEGGIKSNMQGMVLKVNVNRGSIVKKGDTLIVLEAMKMENPIHSPADGKVTEIFVDTGDVVQNGDVLLVVQ; encoded by the coding sequence TTGTACTCATCAGTTCCTCATAAAGTCAAAATCACGGATACCACGCTCCGTGATGCGCACCAGTCACTCATAGCCACGAGACTCCGGACCGAGGATATGATTCCTCTCGCAGAAGGGCTTGACAAATGCGGCTTTTTTTCCGTTGAGGCTTGGGGTGGGGCAACATTCGATACATGCATCAGGTTCCTCAACGATGATCCCTGGGACCGTCTTTCACTTCTCAAAGATGAATTGAAACGCACACCCATTCAGATGCTTCTCCGTGGCCAGAACCTTGTCGGGTACCGTCATTATTCTGATGATGTTGTCGACAAATTCGTGGCTGCGGCGCATAAAAACGGTGTGGATGTCTTCCGTGTCTTTGATGCATTAAACGATATCCGAAATATGAAACGGTCAATGGACCAGGTTAAGAAATCCGGTGCCCACCTCCAGGGTACGATCTGCTATACGACGAGCCCGGTCCATAACACCGGCACCTTCATCGAGATGGCAAAGGAACTCGCTGCACTGGATTGTGATTCTGTCTGTATCAAGGATATGGCAGGGCTTATCATGCCCGAAGCGGCCCGGGAACTCATAACGGGGATTAAAAAAGCCGTGGATATCAAGGTCTGCCTGCACAGCCACTCAACCAGCGGGATTGCACCGATGAGTTACCAGACCGCAATTGAAGCCGGGGTGGACATTCTCGATACGGCAATGTCCCCGTTCTCGATGGGAACTTCACAGCCCCCGACAGAAAGTATCGTTGCCGCGCTGAAAGGAACCCCCTATGATACCGGTATTGATTTATTGCGGCTGCGGAATGTGAGAAATGCCTGTTTACGGGTTCGGGAAAAATACGGCGGGCTGCTCAATCCCATTTCAGAAAGGGTAGATTCCGACGTCCTCATCTACCAGCTTCCCGGAGGGATGATCTCCAACCTCGTCTCTCAATTACAGGAACAGGATGCCCTCAACCGGATGGAAGAAGTGCTTGCCGAGATCCCCCGCGTCCGGGAAGACCTTGGCTACCCTCCGCTGGTCACGCCCACCAGTCAGATTGTCGGGACACAGGCGGTCTTAAATGTCCTTGTCAATGGGGAACGCTACCGGAACGTTACCAAGGAAGTCAAAGACTACATTCACGGGCTCTACGGAAAATCCCCCGCACCGGTCAATGAGACGATTCGCCGCCAGATTATAGGCAATGATCCCGTCATCACCGTAAGGCCAGCCGACTTACTGGAACCCTCCTATGAAAAGATGAAAGCTGAAGCCACCGCAGCAGGTCTCATAAAAAAGGAAGAAGATGTCCTTACCTATATTCTTTACCCGGCAATAGCCCCGGCATTTCTGAAAGGGGACCGGCAGCAGGAGCCGCTTCCCAAGAAGCAGACCGTTATGCAACCTAAAACCGAAGTCCCGAACGAGATGGAAGTCGAGGTTGACGGAGAAGTATTCAATGTCCGCATCGTATCGGTTGGAGGCAACAAGGTCGATGTGACAAGTATCGCCCCGCAGAAGATCCCCCGGGGAGAGTTTGAGGGGGGAATCAAGAGCAACATGCAGGGCATGGTTCTCAAAGTCAATGTCAACAGGGGATCTATTGTCAAGAAAGGTGACACGCTCATTGTACTCGAAGCGATGAAGATGGAGAACCCTATCCACAGTCCTGCTGATGGGAAGGTTACAGAAATCTTTGTCGATACCGGAGATGTCGTCCAGAATGGCGATGTTCTGCTGGTGGTGCAATGA